The proteins below come from a single Gammaproteobacteria bacterium genomic window:
- a CDS encoding elongation factor Tu produces the protein MSKQVFERTKPHVNVGTIGHVDHGKTT, from the coding sequence ATGAGTAAGCAAGTATTTGAGCGGACGAAGCCGCACGTAAATGTAGGAACGATAGGTCACGTTGATCACGGTAAAACGAC